The DNA sequence TTAAAGTTGTAAACTAAACTAATTTTTATTCGCAATATGCCCATAAAAGTTATATAAATAAAGTTTGACATAGACCATGCTTCTCGATGATAAAAGAATTCAATAAAAGGAGATACTTATGAGAAACCGAACAGAGCATGCAATATTTGAATTTTAACGTGTTTCTATCTATTTCATGGAGGTGACTGATTAAAATTTCAACTCTTATTAAATGAGAAAAAAGTAAAGGTCAACTTTCTGAAACCATTCTAAACTAATTGTTGAAATTTCATACCTAGTTTTGAAAGCTGCGACTTTGCTAACTCGTTTTACAGTAATGTTTTTTGGAGTCAGAAATTTACtaagaaaatttaaaatatatatatatatacacacacacaaaagTAAACACATGAAGAAACTAATTAAAAGATtcaatatagtatatatacataaaaataactTATCTACAAAGTGTAACTTTGGAAATACCATTAAGTTGGAAACCAATTTAAGagtacaacaataatattttttcttttttacaatcATAAATTTGTTCAAGTTTTCGTTGGGTAATACTCTTATTTTTTTCATTAAAACATAAATTAACACTATAaaagaacttttttttttaatctttctaGTATTTCTTTTTTACTACACATTTTTTAAAGTTTCGAATCATGACATTAAAAAAATGTTCATAAAAGAGAAATGAAGTAAACATGACACGAAAAGTGAATCAATGTACATAAGGAAGAGAACATTACCTCTCGAGATCTGATTCCTTTCTTAATTATTCCTCCATTATTATTCTTCCAATTACTTTGTTCTTCCAACAACGGACCACTTTTACTCTGAAACATGTCTCCACCACCACCATTGTTAGCCATGCAAAGTCGCATAATTTTCTCGGCAACATCTTCTTCTCCTTTACTCTGCATCATTAGTTTCTCCACCTCAGCTTTAGGCAACCTCAACTTTACCCTAACGGGCCCACCACCGTTCTCTGTCTTACTATTATTAAGCACTGAGCCTGAAGCATAGTTATTATTATATGAGGACTCTTCTGTAATAATACTGACAGGCTTCAAGATTGACAAGTCAGACACAGATCTCCGAGCTAACATTAGGGTTTCGAGCCGATCTTTTGCGCTCATTTGGATTCCTGAACGAACTCTCCTCGGGGGTTTCTCTTCGGGATACTTAGGTAACTCAACTAGAAAATAGAGCCTTTTGGGTTTCAACTCTTGTTGTGGCTCCAATGGCTTTGCTTTGATCCCGAAATGCTTCACTTCTTCGGATTCTAATAATACCATAGAATTAGGATAACTTTTTAGAATCTCGTTGGCATACACGGGTGTCTTGAATTTCATGATTTGTCCATCGATTTTCATTACTTTTGCTGTCTTTTTTCTTCCCAGACTATTGCCCATTTGCCTTTCGTTTGTTCTGTTTCTTTGTATATTGAAATCtaacaaaaagaaaaggaatgaaACAGTATTTATAACTGCAAACCTTGTTATTTTAGGGGTATTTTTTAAATTGTGGATTCTGTTTTCTTGGAACCCTCTTGAAATCTTGCTACGAGAAGAATACAAATGAAAGGTGGATGCAAGATAAGGACGCGGGGGAGGGGGTCAAAGAAAGATTACAGAGTTTTAATAAAAGTCgcctattttgacaattttggaaAAAAGAGGTTTTAGTTAGTTTTCCCCTTGTCTTATAAATGAGGTGTGTGATCtttcttttgttatttatttatatattgttATATAAAAAGCAACTGTGATTTTGTCACTTTCGTTTTTGGTCATGTATTGGATAAGGTTGTTTATTTGCATGCTAACGAATCAAGTCACTCATCCATGCTCCCGCGTTAATAAATGCTAAAATATGGGAGGTACAAATAGTTGCGGTgctaaaaaatttattaaaaatatcaaaatataaaatagtaTACTCAAAAAGAATACAGGTAGAGTCAACATATAACATAAAtacattaaaaataaaaagtatcgTGTTACACAGTTTAATTTTCGGGCAGAGAGGTGTCAATTAGCACCTCACTGTGCCACTCAACATATTTGATCGTCTTAATAAGTGAATTTTCACGTCAATATGATTCTTGATGAACGTCGTGATTTTATAATATAACTATATGATATCAGAGTAGATATAAATTTTGGGTTTATGAGTTTCATCATCATCCATTGTCAGAAAGAATTTTACATGCTTGGCCTAGGAAAAATGTCAAGCCCGCATATTAAACGTTTCAAAGACAATTAAATAAATTAAAGTGTGGTGTAACAATTTAACTTTTAGATGAGATGTGTGATCAGCCACAATCCAAAAAAATCAAGTGATTCTTTAGCTTATGCAAAATTACGTAAAAATTTTGTCACAAAAGAATATGTTCAATTCCTACGGTCAATCTCGCATATATCTATCTATAGAAAGAAAAAGGGTGTCCGGCGATTGTGGGGAAAGATGATAATTAGTGATGTAATTTGGTAAGGCAATCATTTCAAACTAATGTACCTAATTTGTTAATTACTAATTAAGTAGTAATAGTTAGGATTACTTAAGCAGATAAGACGTACGTAAATCACGGTGTGGATCTTTGAATTAGTGAGAGATCCCATTTCAGTCATCATCATGTGCTTTTTGACTCTTTTTTTCTAAAAGACAGAAAATATCAAAAGTTACACCAAGATTGACCTCTTCTAATCGCCAATCTATAAAACATTATTAATCATTTTACTACACGTAGAATTATGCGTGCGCATGTTAAAAAAAGGTTGTTAATTTACTATATAATCATACTTACGTAAAGTTAAAGAGTAGCGGACTGAGAATTTTTGTTTACGTtgtcaacatgatttttaaataCGATTTTAATTTACCAGCAACGGTCTAAAATGATTTTTTGATAATGAAATTGTAAGATTTTCTAGATCTCGCAGAAATTTTCTTCAGGGGCAGAGGTAGTATATAACATGTGGGCTCGACAGAATGTGTTGTTTTGATCAAAACTCTAAACAATTGTTAATAAAATCACTaagtatatttaaaaattaaattaagaACCTAATTATTAGCACTTGAAGATGTGTACTAGAATTCAGAACCCCTAAGATTTAAATTCTAACTCCGTATAATATTATCTTAAACGGTGAATCAAATAATCAAGGGGTCCCTTGTTTCCTCTTGATGTACTATCCATTAAAAGCAGCTACTATTGCAcctaatatttttaaattttcaatgGAAATTAGGTCATATAATGAATTTCTATCGATGTCTAGGCGTTCCATGTGCTATATCGATTCAATCAGCAAAATACTAACTCTTATGAAGATATTATTCATTACTTTGGGAAAGAACATAGCATTTTCACTCcattaattattatttcaacaGCTTCAATAAGAAAAAAAGTTTTTCTGAGATAAGCTCTTCTTGTTCTTGCTTTGATAGTACTTCCTCCGATccacaataaataattttttagatATTTTTACACAGATTAAGAAATTCATCATTTAACATTTATTAGCAATGCAATTCGTCATATTAACTTTTACTGTCTTTTTACATAAATACCCCTTACACATACTCCAACATTATTTACTTTAAGGGCAAtgtagaaaaaaaataattaattcattcttgaaatctaaaaaaatcacttattttgaaCTACAAAAAAATTACTTATTGTTGACTAGAGTGATTACATTTTAAGGATCGTCCAGTTTGTCTTCAAATGCAATGAGTTAGCTTTCGTACTGGGCCGGATGTACATTCACATAGATCCAAGCCTAGGCAGAACTTAGATTAGCAATATTTTCTATGAGAAAAGTAATACGTTAAAGTAATAAAGTTTTCAGATAGATCTTTCTATGGCGACTGTGGTAGTCGCCACTAAAAGAAGTATTATATGTCGTGCAATTGAATTAGCGGCCACCCTTCTGTTACAACCTTCTACCTCGCCACCAAAAGTGGTATGCCGCCAATTCTAATGGCGTCAACCTTCTGTTAAGACGTCTATATCTGTGGCGACTTTAATAGTCGACACTACTAGTTTTTTGACGCCTATTGTAATAGCGACCTAAATTTCACTGCCAAACTTTTTGGGCGACAGTGGGAGTCGCCGCTAAAGAAATATGTCGCCAATAGCACGAGATTCTGTGGTAACTTAATGTCGCCACTAAAAGTGGTAGGACGTGAATTCTTCACTGACAACCTTCTGTGGCAATAATTACAGTCGCCACTAAGAGGGTGCGGTATGTAGTAGTGACCTACATTTCAGTAACGATCTTCTGTGAAAATCTGTATAccacaatatttaattttttaatttttgtatatataatagatgttgaaatttttttgtaaaaactctGCCGCCACTGCTCTATATAtactaataaattttaaatttctatGGCAATTTGGTCAAACGAATAATTTCGATCAATGTGTTATGTCCATTCAATCAGGAAAATCCAACTTGTATGAAGATGGAATTCATTACTTAGTCATGTCACTCCACTTAATTATTATGCAACAGCTTCAACGGGAAAAatgcttcttcttttttccagCTAAGctcttatttttcttgttttgatAGTACTTTTTAAGGATAGATGAGTTTGTCTTTCAAATGCAATAATGTGGCTCTGCCATTGAGATACTTCAGAAAGTGAGCTAATGAGGCGGGTGTTGCTCTCAAACGCACACGTAAGTATACGTTGTCGACAAGTAATATAAGATTGTAATTTCAGATATCGTACTCACAGatacttgtgattaactattcactaaattaaactaagacaattaatctattcaagcacttttctaaagtatgaatatttaataaaactaatctagagtaaTCAACTAAGAGAATAAATAAAATAAGTTGGCGAAATTAGACACGAAttcaatacaacaacaacaactcaatatAATCCAACTAGTAGAGTATGGGGAgcgtagtgtgtacgcagaccttacccctaccctaggatAGAGAgcctgtttccaatagaccctcggctccctccctccaagaactctccacctttctCTTAGgttgactcgaactcacaacctcttggttggaagtgtagggtgctcaccactagagcaacacaCTCTTGTCAAGACACGAATTCAATGAGAGAcgatattctagagctatgggttgGCTAACAATCACgttgagtttttcacttaaatcatctaattaatttatctgatttattggttgacagggttaatattgctcgtaaccttctcccgaagtactactcgcctattcaagctaacctgaagcctatattcttatgggattagGATTAataagaacgcattaataattcccgtataataaccaagcaaggcgattaggtatatccctatcctaaccgtAAATTCATTTCCCGTTAATCAGGTTCAAGATCTCGCTCTACTCAAccttatatgcaatctaaaattccctctcctaagttcaatcctagattcgtagatagtattcaattggtgattaagcaatcaaataattaagcgcaagattgaataaataaaccaatatgataaaataataggaataattcaagcttcaaactataacgttcatgtagcacccaaaattctagaactaataaactatgaaatttaaggaagagaagagaagaaaaactagttagaagcctcctccaagcgtggtgTATATTCTTCCACGTGAATTCTCGTTCAAAATATGTTAGATCCGCTCTAAACAAGGTTTAGAACCCCTTGTATACGAGTTGGGACCATGTAGGACTGAAATAACATTGTCCCGGACGAAATAGGAAAACCCGCACATGTAACATCCAGACCCGCGCGAGGCGCTGGCCTTAGCGCCGAATCCAATACGTTTTCACGTTCAATTCCTTTGTTGCGTTACTTTCATCAATTGCATTCTAAATGCAAATGAAATATATATCCTTTTTCATGTCTTCCACTTGGGGGGACAAAACCCAAAGGGTGTCCCCTTTTTCTATTCTTTTAATTTTCCTTCCTTCCCCCCTCCCCCTTCCACTCCCCCCGTATTTTATCCAGTTTATCTCGAGGTCTCTTCATCTTTATACCGTTTTATTCCTTTACAGTTAAAATATAGTATTAAGCacaaagtaatataattaatactcaaaagatgattaaaagtactagaatgtgaggcaacaatggttaaatatatgcatttttggccgaacatcaacaccccacacttagactcttgctcgtcctcgagtaagcATTAAAACCACTCTCAATAAATCAAGCCTAGCAACACCACCATTTCGGTTGATACTAACAATTAAGCCATATAGCAACTCAAAACATCCAATATACACTTCTTAATCATCGTACAAGATATACGAgtcacaaacaaacaaaaaactTGTAACCTGCTAACCTTAGAAATGGACTCTAGCTTATCGAATTTAACGTCTCTCACCTATTCTGTAAAATAAAGCTAATAACATCACCTATCTATCATGAAACCAGTGCCCTCATAAGAAAAAATACTTCATACACTCAAATCAAATAATGAATATAATTTAAAAACTTAGCATCAAAGAACAACTCTCGCACTCACAAACGAATTCACATGTATGCACAAAGAACCATAGGTTTGCCCATTATATACATCTCTACTAATAAGTATGCTCGAAtagaatcaaataggactttatcGGGTTGTGATGTTGGCTAGGGGACGGGTACGAGAACTGTATAATAGTGACTTACACTTCCCTAAGCACTTTGTATTTTAAGACTTCTTCACCCATTATTTTCTACTCTTCACTTAATTTCTAGTCCTCttttcatcaaatatttcacaAGTATTTCCCTCATATCAAGAacgtttcattttttttttcaaagcaaTTTTTTTTCATTCTCTTTTTTTTCATGTCACATTCTTTTCAAGAGGGCCCTTTCATCACTTGTAGCTATCATTTGGTCACCATTTTTTCCTTAATCATCCCtttatttaaatttatcaattaatatcaCAGTCTAAGTAACAGTGCTCAAGTAAACAGGGTACAAAAACTAGAGATTCAACAAAAGAATCAAGGCAAAAATACAGCTTCCAAATAAAAGGcgacaagtatacgtggtcgacaagtaatataagattgtaagtccagatatcgtacccaccgggacttgtgattaactattcactaaattaaactaagacaattaatctattcaagaaCTTTTCTAAAGTATGAATACTTAATAAAACCAATCTAGAGTAATCAACTAAGAGAATAAATGAACAAGGTGGCGAAATTAGAGCTGAATTCAATACCACAACAATAACAGCAACCTTGTATAATTCAACTAGTGGGGTctgtggagggtagtgtgtatacagaccttacccctaccctggggtagagagcctgtttccgatagaccctcgactcccttCCTACAAGAACTCCCCATATTTCTCTTAGgttgactcgaactcacaacctcttggttggaaatggtgggtgctcaccactagagcaacccactcttgtcaagaCACGAATTCAATGAGAGATGATATTTTAGAGTTATGGGTTGGCTAACAATCACgttgagtttttcacttaaattgtctaattaatttatctggtttattggttgacagggttaatattgctcgtagccttctcccgaagtactactcgcctagtCAAGCTAAGCTAACGCTTATATTCCTAtagaattaggattaacaagaacgcattaataatttcCGTATAATAaacaagcaaggcgattaggtatatccctattCTAACCGCAAATCTGTTTCCCATTAATCAGGTTCTAGAtctcgctctactcaatcttatatgcaatctaaaattcacactcccgagttcaatcctagattcgtagatagaattcaattggtgatcaagcaatcaaataattaagcacaagattgaataaataaaccaatatggtaaaataataagaacaattcaagtttcaaactacaacgttaatgtagcacccaaaactctagaactaataaactatgaaattaaaagaagagaagagaataAAAACTAGTTGAAGGCCTTCTCCAAGTGTGGTGTATGTTCCTCCACAtgaattctccttcaaagtatgttaGATCCCCTCTAAATTAGGTTTAGAACCTCTTTTATACGAATTGGAGCTGTGTAGGGCTGAAATAACATTGTCCCACACGAAATAGAAAAACCCGCACATGCAGCATCCGGACCAGCGCGTGGCGCTGTCCTTAGCGCCGAATCTAGTACGTTTTCACGTTCAATTCCTTCGCTacgtttgtaacgacccgacttatcgttttaagaattaacgccacGTCCAATGGCTTAAGATCTCGAGAAactttgcaatatgtattatgaccggtgtgtgtgtggtcgagtttaatttactgaagattcggaattaaattaaaagaacaatccttaatttgaagcttaaatataaagagttgaccggagagttgacttttgagtaaaacgactccggaatggaagatgatgtcaatagctttgtatggtgatttcggacttaggcgtatgttcggatttggatttggaagtttgtaggacaattcgacacattttggcgaaagttgaaaaatataagattttgaaaaagtttgaccgaaaggtaaatttttgataacgaggtcggatttcaattccgaAAATGGGAATAACTTCATttagtcaattatgacttgtgtgcaaaatttaaagtcatttcggattgatttgatatgtttcgacgcaaaatatagaagctagaagatttgaaaacttataattagattcgatgcgcgattcggaATTTCGGCATTGttcgacgtggtttgaagcctcgactaagttcgtattatattttgtgatatgttggtatatttggttaaagtaccGAGGGCCTCTGCTGGATTCCGGATAGCTAACAGAccaatttggacttgaagaaagCTGCTAGAATTTTTAACTtgctggtgtgatcgcttctgcggaagcttgatcgcagaagcgacctcgcaaAAGCGAGATGCTTCTCGCATAAGCGACTGAAGAGGGGGATCTGAGAAGGTCGCAGAAGTGACACCTCGTGCGCTGAAGCGCAAGAAGAACCGAAGAAGCATCCAGTTGCGCAAAAGCAGGCAATGGCCCCGCACCTGCGATGTGCGAAGAAGCGAAAAttcttccgcaagtgcgaaagggAAGTAACCAGTGGatttcgcagaagcgggcatTTTCTCGCAAAaacgagctcgcaggtgcgataaaTTTGTCCG is a window from the Nicotiana tomentosiformis chromosome 10, ASM39032v3, whole genome shotgun sequence genome containing:
- the LOC104092714 gene encoding uncharacterized protein At1g66480-like, whose amino-acid sequence is MGNSLGRKKTAKVMKIDGQIMKFKTPVYANEILKSYPNSMVLLESEEVKHFGIKAKPLEPQQELKPKRLYFLVELPKYPEEKPPRRVRSGIQMSAKDRLETLMLARRSVSDLSILKPVSIITEESSYNNNYASGSVLNNSKTENGGGPVRVKLRLPKAEVEKLMMQSKGEEDVAEKIMRLCMANNGGGGDMFQSKSGPLLEEQSNWKNNNGGIIKKGIRSREKRVGFLPITEGEIQLAVTS